The Branchiostoma floridae strain S238N-H82 chromosome 3, Bfl_VNyyK, whole genome shotgun sequence genomic sequence GAGCGCTCGTGTTGGTGGGATCATCGCGCCATTTATCAACCTGCTGGGCGTCTATTNNNNNNNNNNNNNNNNNNNNNNNNNNNNNNNNNNNNNNNNNNNNNNNNNNNNNNNNNNNNNNNNNNNNNNNNNNNNNNNNNNNNNNNNNNNNNNNNNNNNAGCGATTACTCAAGCTAACTACCGATGAATGTCTTAAGTTGCTGAATACCGGTGGTTATGAATGCTGGTAAATATGCCCACAGCGCTTGACGGAAGCATTACAGACCGGTTGAATTTCGGGAAGGAAGACGGCATTGTGGACGAGGAATGATCTCAGCATTGAATTTGGGCTAAGACAGGATTTGTGATAATTGTCTTTGGCCCAGGTCCAAAGTTGGTATCGCAGGATTAGGCTTACAAAGTACCACAAGAATCCAAGAAAACCCacaagaaaaatggaaatatttcaTGTTGTTATGAGACCTACGATCTAGTGATCTGAATATAGTATGTATACTTCTACGTATATATGTAGAAATTTTGTCGTATTGGCACAGGTGAAGCTTTCATCGATTGGGTGAAGATATAGCTATACACGAATAAGAAATGAtaagcagaaaaaaaataaatacacgACTGTACTTTGACCAGCAAACTGAAGTAGTCGTTTACTTATatatagttgttgccatacattgtatcatgtacaattgtcgtgcaataaagttcttctatattCTCTACTCTAACGGCTTTAGACAGCAGGGAGTATGTTGACCTGGTCTGGGTCTATTGTATAAAATGTACTTTGACAAAAAGATACAACATACTACTAACAGGAAAACGTCGTCTAAACAAGTTAATTATCTAGTTGTCGTCTTCAGATCAGAGTAAAACAGTGAGAATACACGTGTGGTGTCTATTTCAGAAACGATAAATTGCGATTCAACATTTATTTTTGCTTAGAATGTTTGTTCCACCAATGAGCTTTCATCGCACAACTCTtgattaatatatatatatcgtccTGTAActaactttttttcaaagttaAAAGACATTGCATAAAAATTGACACGTAGAGAACTCTATGTATTAGCACCATAGAAATAGTGACGACGTATAAGGTGATATAGAtgatttttaaacattgcaATCAGGTGCCTTCCAAAGTGGACAAAAGACGTCGCAGCATTCGCACTTCATGCCTCCGTCCTTTACGCTGGGTGGCTCATCACTTTCAGCAGAGCCtgtggaaaagaaataaaatcaaattcaCATATTACATAATGTTACATCTAAGCTAGCCCAGGAAACATGCTGAAGGCTTAGcataactttttttcagaactgCTTTGTCCATAGGTAATCATACTTTACTTCCAGTCGTTTATGCATACTTACTACATTTAGTTGATGTGGACAAAAGCCTGAAAACAGAGACCATTCATCCATTCCttcattcttttattcattcatttaagcGTCTCAATTCGATCTACATGTGTTTTATGGTGATACTACAGCGGTCATAATCAAAGCTGTGCATCATGGGAAATATACACCATGACGTCAGAAAtaaccaaaatggcggctcacCTGGGTTTTTCTCTTGACTGGAAGCAGCGATTTCCGCAGGTGGTGTCTCAGTCTGAATGTTCCTTCAGACGTTGTGTTGGTGAGAGACTGCAGAGAGGACAGGAGGCGGTTCGCCGCGTCGACCAGTGTGTGTTCTGTCGGCGTGTTGTGTTGGAGATAGCCGTCTAACCGCTGAGACAAATCTGCTACACTCCGTAGTCTGTGCCACAGTTCAAGTCTGTAATGATAGGCGATATAGTTACAGATAGGGGtcagtactggtacagaaaattcaggtccaggtcaagttcaggtccagaggatcaggtccaggtccggacctgaacctgtgcctgattcagtatgtgagaacttgtgcatggccgatactcaaaacaatggtccatttaacTACAAAGAATCTGTTTTGTgaagtattcgactcccactggcgttttaaaatcctacaaggctattgactgtaaaacttggtagttttacatgactatagactctgctctatttcgctcttgttattttcctcgaccggtaagccccaaaacgtgtgaatgcctgatcatataaactgtttttcaataggtccaacatccggtctaccgattttttccaggtccggtttttcgGGATCGGTCCAaagagaaaaaccggttttgtaccggttcatcgtaccggtacccacccttattACAGACTCATGATTGATTTTACGTTTGTGGACTTACCAGTTCGATCCTCAAGTACGTTATTGGCTGTCGGTTATTTCTCACCTCGGTGCCACCATTTGCGGCCTGAGAAGAAACTGAATAATCAAACTGATGAAAAGCTACTGTTGACCAAAACTACACCAGTTCATTTTGTGGCAACTTTTTGGCGGTGAAAGGCTTCAAATGCTAACGTCATTGGTTGGATAACTAGGTCAGTCTCTATTGTGGACCTTTTTGGTCATTTTGTCCAACTATCATATAGTTCTCTGATAGGTACTCGGTGTTGAGTACGGTTGCAGAGGTCACAGTGGTCTATTGTGTGTAGTTGAAAAACATCCGACGAAAGTACAACTACTACCAGCTCAAGCTCGCAGTACGTGTTATATcttaaggccccttcacacgagagcaagaatgagccggaatgccgtcagaatgaaaattcttgtctattcctgggaattcgtagtgtattctagaaattatcaatgcattccagatatttgtgcccgttcttttggctggcccgaaaatgtttgacatgctaaaaactttcgaggtgcatttgaagtggacaaatatcgaacggcattcgaagtgtattctaagtctattttaactattctaactgcagtatgatggcattctacggcattgcaacattattcgaaacattctcaTCTCACATTtgctcattcgatggagaaccgaaacggcaagccacctcgaatccggCCAGAATATGgtcaaaagaatatctggaacgtagtaagaatttctagaatacactaccaATAGAAAATActaggaatagaaaagaattttcattctgacggcatttttgCTCATTCCCTCTCGTGTAATGGGGATATagggtccatttggaattcccacccgaatgtggcacgaattttgcaaatacttcattccgactggttctgcttgatacctgctaattcggtttcagtgtgaaggccctataataGCTTCGATCCTAGCTTCATCACATTGAAATCGACCTTGATAGACTTTACTTTACCTGTCGTCTTCTTGTGTGGTTTGGCTGACATCACGTCGGAATCTGTGTAAAATGAGAGGAATACATGTCCATATCTGCACCATCTTTTTCTGTTGACCAGTTTGCAAACTGTAACCACAATAAACATACACTCCTAAATGGCAAGGATTTGCTATGTAGAGCCTGTATTGGCATAAACCTGTATGTGTACATGCATAGCCAGAACAACCGCCTTTCGGAGAAACACGCAAGTTGTGCGACAGTATCAGAACGACCTGTACTGTCACAACTAACCTTTGCATAGCTCACTGTGACAAGTGTTTGAAGCAACTCTACGACACTTTTTTTTGCCATGCTAAGAGGAGTGAAAGAAGCCATATTCATCAGGATATGAACCATTCCACAACAGAGACAGGAGCCGATACCAACTGCCtggcacctttgacccgttgcCCACGTCACATTTCTATCCGGGTCACATGACATAGGCTTCTGGTCATTGGGATGGATCAGAGTATCAAACTTGTTGGTACGAACTTTACTTTTTGTACGGAAATATCGTATAAATCTTAATGATACCTTCCATGTAGCAGCGGCAGGCGGGTCCGGACGGCGCAGGGGCACCTGCCGCAGTACCCTCGGCGGAGGATGTCCGGGTTCCCGTAGCGAACTGACGCCGAGCACCGGTAACAGAACTCTCCCATGTAGATCAGGTGACATCGCTGAACAAGTGACCACAAAATGAAGTTAGATGTTTTTTGTCAAAACACCGTACGCTAAAAGTAATAACAAAACTCGATCGGGTGGGCGCAAAGGTGGTAAGTAAATACTGTTATTAGCCGATAATCTGGTCATACTCACTATTTTGGTATGAGTAGGTCTAGACCTGAAAAACAGGCAATTTCAGGTTGGGTCCCCTGGCGGCTTTCTTTCCCATCGCAACTTACTTTCAAACCACAAATTGCATGCAGCTGATTTACTAATATCTGTGCACTGTAtcgtttttgtttttaagtAAGGACAAACACCACACCTGAAACCTGGTCGGCGGGTGGCAAGCGTCACTAGTGGTCTGCGTGGCGTCACCGACGTACCCACTCTTACACAGCTCACAGTCTCTCCCCTCCGTACCATGCTGGCAGTTCTGTCATATAATATAGAAGCCTTTGGTTGATAATGACATAACTGTTTCGTTGAAGAGGTCTGACAGCACATAttgatcacggagaatgacctagtctcaatctcgcgagagaatacgagactaggtcaggcttgcttAGATCATCATTGCGTAGATCACAaattcgtcttcttcttcttctttcgtatatttttaaaagatcATAACTGTTTCAAGGTCACTGTTACCAAGGAGCTGGTGACGTTGTTTTTACCTTCGGTTCTTCCTTGCTGGTTGTTTCCTTACAATATACAATGCCCTATCTGGGTGACAACAAGTTGAGAAAAATGCCATCTAGTGACGATTGTGCAACTGATCAAGTAGATATCGCTTTCAAACATACCCAATTTACAGTTCTCTGCATAACTTTCCCAATTATTTACTAGCCTTCCCATGAAATATACAATAGACGATGATATAACGATAAATGAAATTTACTTACCAGACAACGTCCATTGAACGGATCCCGCTCAGAGGAGTGGCCGTAACAAGCGATTTCTGAAGTAAAAAAGAGATTGCCTTAGATGATAGTGCAAGTTCTAGGAATGTTGTATGGGCAAGGTCTTTGTTATGACTGGGCCGGAGATCAAACCGACCTACCGAACGTAAGGTAATCACTCGCCCCATTAGCATGATTGGACCATTTTAGGGGTGACTTAGAAATGCATGATAGTTGATAGATAACCTTAATCTCAACACCTTACTTTTTATGTCGTAGCTCCGAACTTGATCTACATGATGATTTTACAGGAAGTGTTGAAACTTCGTGCCTTTAAGTTAAGTGGAAACAGATGAACGGTTTCTTTGCAATTCTTTCACGTAAACAAAGTATCTTTACAGTTTATCCATTGCTCCTTTATATGCTAAGAGAAGAAGAGACACGCACACTTATCACGGAGGTAACAAGACTACTCCATGCGCCATAAGGCCAAGATTTAAGTTAGGTTAAGTTTAAGTCCTCCCCGCACCAAATGGTACATCGGGCGGCGCccccatctccgtttcattaACCTTGTGCAATCACTTTGTCAGGGGCCGGAcaagtccactggtagtggtgtgtgttgagtaatctccaagcagatcctacggtgccattagatagtatcaaagctagccaaggagtatagccgaccaaagggaaCTCCCTTTgactggctatactccttgaccagctttgaAAGTTCGATaccatcttatggcaccgtaagatctgcttggagattatgtgttGAGTGTTAAGCAGAGAAAACCGTATGTTTTAAAGTCTTAAGTATGATTTGGCCGTCGATCGAAGTTACGACCCACCGAATGCACTGGTTAGGCCAAGCCTTATCGGAATTAAACCCCTTACACATGAAAGCCTAAGAACCCGCCGACAGTTGCACTTCTTACGGCGATAAGACATAAGTCGTCTTAAGTCTCATGATCTGGTTCCACTTAAGAACTCGCACCAAAGGTTATCATGCGGAAATATGGGAGACCGGAGACGAGGCGATAACGCGATGTGGATAATCACCTACGGAACGTGAAACtagtatttgtttgttacaCATTACCGGTAAACGTtaacacactcacgcacacggAGAGAgacacgcacaaacacagacagacacagagagagagagagagagagagagagagagagagacgccAATACAGTACAGCGGGTATCTCATTCGACTGCGCCAAATTCCGCCAGCCTAGCGAATTTCCCTTGAGGAGCCCTTGAGGTCACAATGGCGTGAGTTGCGTATGACGAGCGAgtttaataaatgtaacacagtGTTCCCCATAACCTAAAaaccaatacatgtatacaagttACAACGGTATGTATCTCCGCAAACACACCCGATTTAAGATCCCATCCGAGAGGGCACCCCTAGCCGACGCTAGGTACATATACTCATTTTCAACTGAGTCGAGTGAGATATAAACAGGAGTAAAATGAGTTTCCCAGGGAGTCAGTGCTCATTGCGACCTGCCAGGAATAACGCACAATTCCATCAACAACAGCCGCTTGAGCCTTGAACGGGGACATCTAGCGATACCAACAGGGAAAACAATTAGTTTTTCTATGTCTACGCTATTCTTCTTTACGTCTACGCAATTCTatgcacctttctcacgcggcggccataaTAGATCTAAAACttgttcaatgaggcaaacaaaagactgtctatcataattagcagttcaaccaataatagtctgccaattaggaaagcgaccaataagagaatagctgcatgtccgtcaaatagttgcattattatgtttttattttgcatctcttaatggactatgggatcagtctacgctactctaaattgctatatcttttggtgcataacactagttataatatctATAATTTGATCCTATATTgtgctgattttagaaataagtgttgtctgtttgcctcattgacctcgtcttcaaacTATCATGGCTGCCACGTGAGAAAGGTGAATAAGACCATAGATGCATTAAGTGCTACTGAACCAACCCTGTAATGTGTCTCAATGGAGTGGTACGCTCATTTATTAGAACCTGTTACCGAGGAAACGGAACCTGGTTCGAATGTTCTGCCTTGCAAGTTGGACGACACGACGAGGGTGGGCGCCAAGCCGGTGTAACATCCAAAACCATACCCCTGAACAATCTGCACCCCAGTTTATTCTGTCTGGTGGTACACTTTAGCCTGTTACATCTCTGCCTTGAGTTGTTCAAAATGTAGGGCCcaattttgtaatatttgaaaACTGTTAGGCAGATTACTGTCCTCGAACGTAAATGTACAAGCTGCAACGGGAGAGGTCCATTCTTCAACACGGGTCCAAATgtcgacaggttttaaaaatcattgttgcggatgAATGCATAAATGTTATGAGTTTTTTGGTGACCCATTGGCATTAACGTCAATCCTTTAAAAGTTCTGCTAAATGTTGGTTTACAGTGATAGGTAAaggcacaacaacaacacaaacaattcTAGAGCAATAAAAGAACCCGACACACAATCGAAAAAAGTAGGTGTGCTTTGCTGAAGTGAATACATGAGCCATTATGACGTCGCATTGGATTACTAGGTACGGGTAACAAGCGTCATGCCTCGCTTCAGTTGAGGTCTGTCCTACAAGGAGAAAAAGAATAATTGAGAGACCTTgagagtttatttgcaaaatcatgcccgaaggctaattgcacgtaCTGTCTCGAAATAAGAGTAGAGTTTTTCAGTACATAACATTGGTTTCTAATCTACTGCAAGGTGCTAAGTTTACTAttgtagggtttgacttcttctttgatggCAGTGGTTAATGCATTGTCCCACTTTCTGCAAaataagtgggttttgtgatttgagtaaaaatgtagtcttttgctGATCTCTTAAATGGTTAAAGCTCGGTGAAACGTGAGTGCAAGTGTAAGTGAGGCAACACTTGGATATAATCTGATTCTTTCGGCGTCGTAGTGAGGGCACTGGCTAATGAAGTgcgtttcattttccactgcattcattgggcaatatttacataatctatcgtGTACAGATAGTATCACAAGACGTTGCCATAAATTTGTACGAGTGGTTATCTCTCTGAGTTGAACATGTCGTGCGAAGCGGCCGTTTGTATTCTCTGGTACTTGTCAGCTTTACAAGACCAGGAGTCTCCATAATCAGGATCACATGGCAACTTGGTAGGGTGCAAACTAGCCAGGTAGAAAATCTATAAAACGTCTGATTCGATTTTCTACAAGTAGGTCTTTCGGCTCAGGGTTGTTGTAGAGCCGAAACATTAGATGTGGCATAAAGTTTAGTGTGGTGTCTACCAATTCCACATCTGTAGAATGAGGCCATGGGTTCAGATCCAGACTTACTGGGCTTTGATCAGTGATAAGCACGCTACAGAAGAAAGTTGCAGTCAGTTTATACCAGACGCCTTGGTGGACTAAACGAAGATGAAATTGGCAAACATCGGAGAAAGATTGGTAACGCCATGGTCAGTTAACTCGTCTGaccattttatttattttttatttaggccatgttgatttgattatatggatgacatcctacgggaactccaaaactgatgcgagcgagcgaataagaaaaaagtttggcccaaaaaaaaagttgccttcagtatgaaataaaAGTGGCCTGGAAGgatgaacataggactaaacacacatagtatggtactTTTCGATGAGGTTGGGCATGGGGCACTCCCGACATGGTCTATCAAAACATGGGGTAAATGTAGTAATCTGAGTTGGATTAGAATGATTGCTTTTCAGTTCAAATCTCTGCGGTATCCTagaaaaaatggtagaaatcgGCCAAATTACATGACTTAGTTGACTTGACATACAGGGAGAATATTTGCCAACGACTAGggaaattcaagatggcgaaTCACACATACATACTCGGCTAAATTCCCTGGCAATATGTTGAAACTGTTCTACGACTTCAACCAAATTTTACCAGTTTTGAAAGTCCGTTGACGGATCTAGTGGAGACTTATTTCAGTCCGTCAGGAAAGACCGTCCCCTCCCATAGTATAAATACCATTTAATCCTACAAGTTGGTCATTATAAAAATTTCTCTCCTCAGTTTCTTATCTCAACTACtagcttacatgtacaaaattcttATCAATTTGTGTTCTTTTGATGCCAAAAAATGTCACTCCACACCCTATGATTTCTGTAATGGGATAGCCCTCCGGAGAGGTCAActggaggtcaaggtcaaaatggcggcgagccAATCGGAGAATCCGATAATGAGTGCGACTTCCCCTGCACCAAAGAGTGTCTGCTTCGGTCTGACTGAAGTTTACCAATGTTGGTACATGTTAGAGCGCACAGATGTGCTGCCATGGACAACGTAGACACTGCGTTTGGTACAGGAATGCGTAAGACAATATCGGCTTAAAAAAAGACATCGAAATTCAAAGAATGACCTTGTTACAATAATCAGCTTGACAGCACACTTGTACCGTGCAATAGACCGGCATTCTATGCCACTTCAATGCTATACTTTAAATTTTATTCTTTGCCAATGAAAGACTTTGTTTGCTATAATTTCAGCTGCCAGAACGTTAGATACTAGTATCCGTTAGGATTTTGTCTTATGTGACCAACTATCCATACATAACAATATGAAGTCTTTTTTATTAAACCGAATTGTCGAGGACCTTTTCAGACCTAGGAGCTGCTCTAAGACGGAATcttaaaaatgaagaaatgacaaTTGCagctacaacttagtacaaggaTTGAATAGACAAGGGTTCAATAGGTTCGATACAGATAATTATCTGGGATCTCCTTCAATTAGCCTACAAGTTGCGAATTGCTCTAACACGAAATCTTACGAACTGATAGATGACAAATGTTAATACAAGAATGAAACCGACTGATGGCGATAAAATATAAACAGGTTCAACACTCGAGAGGACTCCCCTTGTCGATTCCATAAGACAAGATCATCTTCTCCAAGTCACAACTTGCTTGAAGACGTGACTTCGGTACACGAACCAAGGTCAGACATCTGATAAACACACCGGAGACATCTCGGCATGAGCCTTGGACAACATCACCCCACGCTAACCTGATGTTACGGGCGACACGCCATGAACGTTGTAAATCGTAGGCAAGAGAGCGCAAAGGAAAACCAAATCTGATATCTCCCAAAAATAATTCCATCCGGATGGTAGAAGATAGGATATTGGGGTTTTCTTCTTCACAACCAGTAAAGTCTCACTTGCATACGTTTTGAAGCTAATCAGACAACTGTGCTTTTGACTGGGAAGAATCGGAGCCAAGCTGAAAGACGAAGAAGACAAGAGGCGGATCTGGTGGATTCTGGAGGCTGTCTGGATAAGAAATTCAACCTCGGTGATGAACAgggatgaggggggatacaaactaagccaagtttgggattgtgttctcgctgcgaaagcgccacctacaacGGCTaaatatagcggtgagaagcagcaCTTCAGAAGGTGTCTGAttgaaacataagcagataAGACTTAACTGATTGTGCTAAAGAAAACTTCAATATTCTAATCTGACATCTTCTCGAGAGATTGCAGTTCCAGTGGGCGGAGGTTCAAACCCCGCTCGGGGCATAGTTTGAAGCCTAGGTTTAAGGCCATAAAGAGTGGTAACTGAGGCGtttgggggtgtttttggtgtcatgaaaatatcatgtCTGGATAATGCATgggtctttagttttttttaggaagtACCTTATTGCATAAaggtgatttatgcaaattagcatgacgtcatgatgatgtcatagagagctatatggccacgcccatttggggaaaaaatgacagaaaagtgttttgccccgcttgtaattcgacgattgttgttgatactttacagtattgtaaataatggtcatttaaaaagatctgtgcgtggattttgtcatatcatgtaatgctgattttttatgaatttttttcctcaaaTTTTTATTACCCTATATGCTACCAGCaattgggagcactaaatagcacCCTTTTGAGGCGGCTGCGCGAGACATTCTACCTTACAgggtatatttcaaaataagatccattttgactaattttgatgaacagtttttggGGCGTGTCGCTCCGATAATCACATTGTGGTGGTAGTCGTGACGCAATCCATTTTTATAGgccataaaaaaatcaaaatgatattttgaggtcagatttgtattcggcatgtgccaaaacctccgtataccaagttttgttcttgtatcttcaaggagagggaaaatatggtgttttgcatatttaattagctgactcagattttattacccctggaactcaattattcaggattatttatcatttatgaattagatatgtaaatttcatggccAAAGTTCAATTCAGCATGTTACAAAACTCCAGTATACcaagttttttccttgtatcttgtatgactgCGGAGATATTGttatcttgcatatttaattagctgacccgGAGAAATTATGgcgtaatttttaggcttttgatggccataactctctaacggtatgtccgattttttcGCAATGAAAACCATTCCATTTCTCTcactaagacctatccaatgatgtcaagtttgaaaagctgtgaagagtttgaaatttttgtgtaatttgagacagctactttgaccttgaaatttggccaacaaatagcaacatttgatggccaaatttttgattttataaaaatagaagtacatatctactaacattgatggttatttttCGGAAAGAAATCTTCCTCGGGCATACCTCCTGGCTACCTTAAAGCCGTCGTTTCGTATGGTGACGTAAAGCCGGCGGTTccgtgtatgagggagcttcgAGAGAGCCTCATTTGAAAGCTTTGCACTGAATCCCAACACACATATAGAGAAGAGAAGGGTTGACTCAGTGTGCTTGACTAAAAACGCTTTCAGTGGCAGAGTGCAATGACAGTTAGATAAGTATAATATGCAATAATAGCTTAGATATGTACAATATGCAGTAATGAAATCAGTAATAGCTAGATATGTACAATATGCAAGAATAGCTAGATACCGTATGTACAATATGCAGTAATAGCTAGATACGTACTGTACTGCAATATACGTTACATGTTTGACTTTCCCCACTTCCATCTTTTTTAATCCATGGTCCGCTGGCTCAGATGATTTGCAAAGACTCAACTACCACATCCCAACCACAGACGACCATACACACGACTAACTCCCAACCATCGGGAGGCCATGTCGCGGTCGGCCATGTGTGTTGGGCTTTACTCATTTGCAAGTAAACATGATAAGACACAAGATCAATATCAGACCACGTCCTGAAACTGACAACATGTGAAGATAGCCAGACCGCTACAAAGTCTGGATTTGATTTTAGAGTCCAAATACCTCCCCATGTATTCGTGTCCTAACCGGATGATTCAATTTTCCCATCTAAACGGCGAGACAGGAATTGTAAGGTTGGAAGGTTAACGTCTTAAGGTTAACATCTTTGGGGTATAAGATTATTGTTTAAGTCTTTCAGAGGGTAAAAGTCCTTGTTGCTTACCATTGATATAATAGGCAACATGCCGTCTTGTGTTCCGTTAGGACGCAGACTAGG encodes the following:
- the LOC118410890 gene encoding uncharacterized protein LOC118410890 is translated as MGEFCYRCSASVRYGNPDILRRGYCGRCPCAVRTRLPLLHGRFRRDVSQTTQEDDRLELWHRLRSVADLSQRLDGYLQHNTPTEHTLVDAANRLLSSLQSLTNTTSEGTFRLRHHLRKSLLPVKRKTQALLKVMSHPA